TGCTCAATTCAGCCTCACTCCCGCTAACGCTTTCCGGTATTGCAATGAGCACTATACAAAGGGCAGCCTCAAACTTTGCTATGGTTTCAAGGGTAAGATTTTCATTCCCTTTGAGCAGTTTGCTTACCTGCTGAGGGCTGACTCCGGTTTTTTCAGCAAGCTCTTTCTGCGTCATTCTATTTGCCTGTAAAGCACCAAGAATACGCAGTGCAATATTGGAAGACCTCTCCAGCCAAGCCTCATTTACCTCATCGCGTAACGCTTTTTCCATCCACCTCGAAGGCTCTTTTGACAGGAGGTTATCAATTTTTTCTTTCATGTTGCTTATGGTCATCG
The DNA window shown above is from Pelodictyon phaeoclathratiforme BU-1 and carries:
- a CDS encoding helix-turn-helix domain-containing protein — protein: MKEKIDNLLSKEPSRWMEKALRDEVNEAWLERSSNIALRILGALQANRMTQKELAEKTGVSPQQVSKLLKGNENLTLETIAKFEAALCIVLIAIPESVSGSEAELSTAHVQKKSASRIRGSKALLSAPQGRAAEKVHEAGSGYGKKARKKVNIRG